Proteins from a genomic interval of Polaribacter sejongensis:
- the nfsB gene encoding oxygen-insensitive NAD(P)H nitroreductase has protein sequence MNLSEILNSRYTVKEFDETKKITDKDFNQIKSLLRLSPSSINLQPWHFIIADTAAGKKRIAKGTEETFPFNTPKVLDASHVIVIAAKTNVDENYIKSIQDKEDEDGRYAKQEYKDQAYAGRMMFANLHRYDLKDVQPWIEKQVYLNMGSLLIGAAVLGIDACPMEGVDVKALDKEFGLHEKGYTALAVVSLGYRKDTDFNSKLPKSRFSEETIITKL, from the coding sequence ATGAATTTAAGTGAGATTTTAAACAGCCGCTATACCGTAAAAGAATTTGATGAGACAAAAAAAATAACGGATAAAGACTTTAATCAAATCAAATCTTTATTACGTTTAAGTCCATCAAGTATAAACCTACAGCCTTGGCATTTTATAATTGCTGATACGGCAGCTGGAAAAAAGCGTATTGCAAAAGGCACGGAAGAAACCTTTCCTTTTAATACACCAAAGGTTTTGGATGCTTCTCACGTAATTGTAATTGCAGCAAAAACAAATGTCGATGAGAATTATATAAAAAGCATTCAAGATAAAGAGGACGAAGACGGACGTTATGCAAAACAAGAATATAAAGACCAAGCTTATGCAGGACGTATGATGTTTGCAAACCTGCATCGATATGACCTAAAGGATGTACAACCTTGGATAGAAAAACAAGTGTACCTTAATATGGGGTCATTGTTAATAGGAGCTGCAGTTTTAGGTATAGATGCTTGCCCAATGGAAGGCGTAGATGTAAAAGCTTTAGATAAAGAGTTTGGCTTGCATGAAAAAGGCTACACAGCTCTTGCAGTGGTGTCTTTAGGATACAGAAAAGACACCGATTTCAATTCTAAACTTCCAAAATCTAGATTTTCAGAAGAGACCATTATTACCAAATTATAA
- a CDS encoding alpha/beta fold hydrolase gives MKKFFKIIGGIIAGLLVIGVIVFFFFPKVLVDQTNVSYANAANLEKKTVEVNGYTVHFYESKANNDKPDFVMLHGMADDKNSFLQTAKFLSNEYHLILPDLAGHGENERKQGLDYSINGQATFLKSFLTKLNVTKFNLIGNSMGGHTAAAYAIKYPNDVKNLVLLDAAGIKIEDHVVYGGFGKKIENKEELNVVLLRVFYKVPDLPGPIANYMIETVNNSKDFVDDTLIPAITNGKYFNLKDDVRSIKAPTLVLQGKHDEVVRLNAAEYYKNHIPNATLVVIENAAHSPQLEVPEEVANDIKKFIK, from the coding sequence ATGAAAAAATTCTTTAAAATAATTGGAGGTATCATCGCTGGCTTACTTGTAATTGGAGTTATTGTATTTTTCTTTTTTCCAAAAGTGTTGGTAGATCAAACGAATGTTAGTTATGCCAATGCAGCAAACTTAGAAAAGAAAACGGTGGAAGTAAATGGATACACCGTGCATTTTTACGAAAGTAAAGCGAATAATGATAAACCGGACTTTGTAATGCTTCACGGAATGGCAGATGATAAAAATAGCTTTTTACAAACTGCTAAATTCTTATCAAATGAGTATCATCTAATTCTTCCTGATTTGGCTGGACATGGTGAGAATGAAAGAAAACAGGGATTGGACTATTCTATTAATGGACAAGCCACTTTTCTAAAATCGTTTTTAACTAAACTTAACGTAACAAAATTTAACCTAATTGGTAATTCAATGGGAGGGCATACAGCTGCTGCCTACGCTATAAAATACCCTAATGACGTTAAAAATTTAGTTTTGTTAGATGCTGCAGGCATTAAAATAGAAGACCACGTTGTGTATGGTGGTTTTGGTAAAAAAATCGAAAATAAAGAAGAGTTAAATGTTGTGCTTCTACGTGTTTTTTATAAAGTACCAGACCTTCCAGGACCAATAGCGAACTATATGATTGAGACCGTGAATAACAGTAAAGATTTTGTTGATGACACTTTGATTCCTGCAATTACAAACGGAAAATACTTCAATCTTAAAGACGATGTTCGGTCTATAAAAGCGCCAACATTAGTATTACAAGGTAAACACGATGAAGTGGTACGGTTGAATGCAGCTGAATATTACAAAAACCACATTCCGAATGCAACTTTAGTAGTTATCGAAAACGCAGCACATTCTCCTCAATTAGAAGTTCCTGAAGAAGTTGCTAACGATATTAAAAAATTTATAAAATAA
- a CDS encoding putative quinol monooxygenase yields MKSTIVKFTAKPAHATSFAATLKEAQAATEKEAGNKEIKVFVSNTDANVFFVYERWEDNAAITSHDNEPHMQKLMQVGQTTLETVPDFYFLGDTNPLPDRSKSPNAEDELFIIFFIFKLKPNYKKQVLAQFEDHVINTRKEEQGNIFFDLYTVDDQEDTLAVYEHWRKESDVWDIHFHQPYAMKTGKLLEEAVEGDLKQYMHFVTEI; encoded by the coding sequence ATGAAAAGTACCATAGTAAAATTCACAGCAAAACCAGCACACGCAACAAGTTTTGCAGCAACGTTAAAAGAAGCACAAGCTGCAACAGAAAAAGAAGCTGGTAATAAAGAAATAAAAGTATTTGTATCGAATACAGATGCCAATGTATTTTTTGTGTACGAACGTTGGGAAGACAATGCAGCAATAACATCTCACGATAACGAACCACACATGCAGAAGTTAATGCAAGTAGGGCAAACGACCTTGGAAACTGTGCCCGATTTTTATTTCTTAGGAGATACCAATCCGTTACCAGATCGTTCAAAATCTCCAAATGCTGAAGATGAATTATTCATTATTTTCTTCATATTTAAGTTGAAGCCCAATTATAAAAAACAAGTTTTAGCACAGTTTGAAGATCATGTTATCAACACAAGAAAAGAAGAGCAAGGAAACATTTTTTTTGATTTATATACGGTAGACGACCAAGAAGATACTTTGGCGGTTTATGAACACTGGAGAAAAGAATCTGATGTTTGGGATATTCATTTTCATCAACCATACGCCATGAAAACAGGAAAATTGTTAGAAGAAGCGGTAGAAGGAGATTTAAAACAGTACATGCATTTTGTTACTGAAATTTAA
- a CDS encoding carboxymuconolactone decarboxylase family protein — translation MNILKKQIVLIFALGINYLALAQITKEDNYKTGVKIVNEVNGEGASKSLEAAFKSVSPDMSEYIIRYGFGEIYNRPGLDFKTKELLIIASLTTQANAKSQLKSHMKAALNTGVTPNEISETMILLSLYTGFPAANNGVFALKEVLDETNYTASSKMNSTDQLVKNWELEGFAMPESIVASPTEDWLYVSNVNQNEKGYISRITKAGKVDNYKWVTGLNNPAGLALYQDKLYVGDGNELHIIDVKKGKLLASISSKEAMALNDVAISKDGQVFVSDIASGKIFTLENNKLVVWFQTSEIKHPNGIFIQDDNLVIANFGSELSLSLTPDKYGSVYKVDLIDKSFAMIKSSYQLGALDGLTAVKDGYLVTGGTVSDLFFINKDTRKRIGTFPKGLADISIENNTLYAPILFSNKIESFSLPRDLTTSKIVDEK, via the coding sequence ATGAACATATTAAAAAAACAAATTGTCTTAATTTTTGCTTTAGGTATTAATTACTTGGCATTGGCACAAATAACAAAAGAAGATAACTATAAAACAGGTGTAAAAATTGTAAATGAGGTAAATGGAGAAGGCGCTTCCAAAAGTCTAGAAGCTGCTTTTAAAAGCGTATCTCCAGATATGTCAGAATACATAATTCGTTATGGTTTTGGCGAAATTTACAACAGACCAGGTTTAGATTTTAAAACAAAAGAATTACTAATTATTGCAAGTCTAACTACACAAGCTAATGCAAAATCTCAATTAAAATCGCATATGAAGGCGGCCTTAAATACTGGAGTAACTCCAAATGAGATTTCTGAAACGATGATTTTGCTGAGTCTATATACTGGTTTTCCGGCTGCAAACAATGGCGTTTTTGCTTTGAAAGAAGTTTTAGATGAAACTAATTATACAGCTTCTTCTAAAATGAATTCAACGGATCAATTAGTTAAAAACTGGGAATTAGAGGGCTTTGCTATGCCAGAATCTATAGTCGCTTCTCCAACTGAAGATTGGTTGTATGTTTCTAATGTAAATCAGAATGAAAAAGGATATATAAGCCGAATTACAAAAGCAGGTAAAGTAGATAATTACAAATGGGTTACAGGTTTAAATAATCCTGCAGGTTTGGCATTGTATCAAGATAAATTATATGTGGGTGACGGTAATGAATTGCATATTATTGATGTAAAAAAGGGGAAGTTACTAGCGAGTATTTCTTCAAAAGAGGCAATGGCTTTAAATGACGTAGCGATTTCAAAAGATGGGCAAGTATTTGTTTCGGATATTGCTAGTGGTAAAATTTTCACGCTAGAAAATAATAAGCTAGTGGTTTGGTTTCAAACATCAGAAATTAAGCATCCTAATGGTATTTTTATTCAAGATGATAATTTGGTTATTGCCAATTTTGGTTCAGAATTATCTTTGTCCTTAACTCCTGATAAATACGGAAGTGTGTATAAAGTCGATCTAATAGATAAGTCTTTTGCTATGATTAAAAGTTCTTATCAATTAGGTGCTTTAGACGGATTAACGGCAGTTAAAGATGGTTATTTAGTAACCGGAGGTACTGTAAGTGATTTGTTTTTTATCAATAAGGATACTCGAAAAAGAATAGGAACATTTCCAAAAGGATTAGCAGATATCAGTATAGAAAATAACACATTGTATGCTCCAATTCTCTTTAGTAATAAAATTGAATCCTTTTCACTACCAAGAGACCTTACCACAAGTAAAATTGTTGATGAGAAGTAA
- a CDS encoding DsbA family oxidoreductase gives MKYEITMFSDFQCPYCYIAKGTIDSLKKEYDIEINFRGYEIHSDIPENGIPSKDYFPNAKQKNVQLQEFGRQYGYEFADITAMPNSNKALQVAEYAKEVNKSDAFNTLMYEAFFFKDINISLVPEIKKMALTVGISEAEVDQVFATNKYKKILEANKMFCMDNNISSVPAFIINNKIIVVGAQSAENFRKVFEELKV, from the coding sequence ATGAAATACGAAATTACAATGTTTTCCGATTTTCAATGCCCATATTGCTACATTGCAAAAGGAACTATTGATAGCCTGAAAAAAGAATACGATATTGAAATTAACTTTAGAGGTTATGAAATTCATTCAGACATACCGGAAAACGGTATTCCTTCAAAAGATTATTTCCCAAATGCAAAACAGAAAAATGTTCAGCTACAAGAATTTGGACGTCAATACGGCTATGAATTTGCAGATATAACTGCGATGCCTAATTCTAACAAAGCATTACAAGTTGCAGAGTATGCTAAAGAGGTAAACAAATCTGATGCCTTTAATACACTAATGTACGAAGCATTCTTTTTTAAGGACATAAACATAAGTTTGGTTCCCGAAATAAAGAAAATGGCATTGACAGTAGGTATTTCAGAAGCAGAAGTCGATCAGGTTTTTGCTACTAATAAGTATAAAAAAATATTAGAAGCCAATAAAATGTTTTGTATGGATAATAATATTTCTAGTGTTCCAGCTTTTATTATTAATAATAAAATTATAGTGGTTGGGGCTCAAAGTGCTGAAAATTTCAGAAAAGTCTTTGAAGAATTAAAAGTATAA
- the sigZ gene encoding RNA polymerase sigma factor SigZ, protein MNTEIIHVWNYMNGRLTNFVNGKVKNPELTKDIVQDVFLKAFIKFDSLKNKEKLVSWIYQITRNEIISHFRKLKFETSSDNIEAEDYANDSLTSELSHCISPFIDSLPEKYKQAIILADIENIPQKEIAERLNISYSGAKSRVQRGRELLKSSYDQCCEISTDVYGDVIDYKEKKCNPSCD, encoded by the coding sequence ATGAATACTGAAATTATACACGTTTGGAATTATATGAATGGCCGATTAACAAATTTTGTTAACGGAAAAGTTAAGAATCCTGAACTTACTAAAGATATTGTTCAAGATGTTTTTTTAAAGGCGTTTATAAAATTTGACTCTTTAAAGAATAAAGAGAAATTGGTGTCTTGGATTTATCAAATAACACGTAACGAAATAATTTCTCATTTTAGAAAATTAAAATTTGAAACATCTTCCGATAACATAGAGGCTGAAGATTATGCCAACGATTCACTTACCTCTGAACTCTCACATTGCATTAGTCCGTTTATAGATTCACTTCCAGAAAAGTATAAACAAGCAATTATTTTGGCTGATATTGAAAATATTCCGCAAAAAGAAATAGCAGAACGTTTAAACATTTCGTATTCAGGTGCAAAATCTAGAGTACAACGAGGTAGAGAGTTGTTAAAATCTTCTTACGACCAATGTTGTGAAATATCTACAGATGTATATGGTGATGTAATAGATTACAAAGAAAAAAAATGCAATCCATCTTGTGATTAA
- the arsM gene encoding arsenite methyltransferase: protein MSQEIKENVKEAYTRVANSGAGCGCGPTACDSPIQDWSMSESYAKVDGYEADADYALGCGIPTEHAKIKEGDTVLDLGSGAGNDAFVARRIVGDTGHVIGVDMTEAMIEKANDNKQKLGYSNVDFVLGEIEALPLKDNSIDVSVSNCVLNLVPNKTKAYQEVYRVLKPGGHFSMSDIVLRGTLPKGIMEAAEMYAGCISGALQQEDYMEAIKDTGFKNSTITKERIIDIPDNVLLNYVCCPEELEKFKASENAIVSLGVYAEK, encoded by the coding sequence ATGTCACAAGAAATTAAAGAAAACGTAAAAGAAGCGTATACAAGAGTCGCTAATTCTGGAGCAGGTTGTGGTTGTGGACCAACAGCTTGCGATTCGCCAATTCAAGACTGGTCCATGAGTGAAAGTTATGCTAAAGTTGATGGTTATGAAGCAGATGCAGATTATGCTTTAGGATGCGGAATTCCAACAGAACACGCCAAAATTAAAGAAGGAGATACCGTACTAGATTTAGGTTCTGGTGCTGGAAATGATGCCTTTGTTGCTAGAAGAATTGTTGGAGATACTGGTCATGTAATTGGTGTTGATATGACCGAAGCCATGATTGAAAAAGCAAATGATAACAAACAGAAATTAGGGTATTCGAATGTAGATTTTGTTTTAGGCGAAATTGAAGCTCTTCCATTAAAAGACAATTCTATTGATGTTTCTGTAAGTAATTGTGTGCTTAACTTGGTGCCAAATAAGACGAAAGCGTATCAAGAAGTATATCGCGTATTAAAACCTGGAGGACACTTTAGCATGTCGGATATTGTATTGAGAGGTACTTTACCAAAAGGGATTATGGAAGCTGCAGAAATGTATGCAGGCTGTATTTCTGGAGCATTACAGCAAGAAGATTATATGGAAGCCATAAAAGATACTGGATTCAAAAATAGTACCATTACTAAAGAACGTATTATAGACATACCAGATAATGTATTGCTGAATTATGTTTGTTGCCCAGAAGAATTAGAAAAGTTCAAGGCAAGCGAGAACGCTATTGTTAGCCTTGGTGTGTATGCAGAAAAATAG
- a CDS encoding MalY/PatB family protein gives MSQFDIIHENQNNFAKSNLNYLKGMFGATDVMPLWIADMDFEIAKPIQEALQTLVTRNMYAYEFNTDEVFKAIADWNLKCHQLKLNPKSFIQVSGVLTGIGVLIRELTEKGDGILVQTPVYHQFFKVIESAGRKVIHNKLKVVAGQYQMDFEDMERKLKTLNIKAILLCNPHNPVGRVWTKQELQKLVDLTNKYNVTIISDEIHSGIVYSKSQFNSIASLTNSDNHIAVLGSPAKTFGMQSISNGYLYIPNKETHKQVKNTIGSLYLDHGNILSANATIAAYTKGEEWLDDLLAYLEKTMHWIENFMQKELPEVTLFKPEGTYQIWLDFSKLNLSDAALKHLVVHQAKLALTPGDWFESSHTQFMRMNVASPLAKIQQAFHQLKKAVDAGVDCSFNQNANTNDCCSC, from the coding sequence ATGAGTCAATTTGATATAATACACGAGAACCAAAACAATTTTGCTAAGAGTAATCTTAATTATTTAAAAGGAATGTTTGGCGCAACAGACGTCATGCCTTTATGGATTGCCGATATGGATTTTGAAATTGCAAAACCCATACAAGAAGCTCTGCAAACATTGGTCACAAGAAATATGTATGCCTATGAATTTAATACGGATGAAGTTTTTAAAGCTATTGCTGATTGGAATTTAAAGTGTCATCAATTAAAATTAAACCCTAAATCCTTTATACAAGTATCTGGAGTACTTACAGGAATTGGTGTTTTAATTAGAGAATTAACAGAAAAAGGAGATGGAATATTGGTACAAACACCTGTGTATCATCAATTTTTTAAGGTGATTGAATCTGCAGGAAGAAAAGTAATCCATAATAAATTGAAAGTTGTTGCTGGACAGTATCAAATGGATTTTGAGGATATGGAGCGTAAACTTAAAACCCTAAATATTAAAGCTATTTTACTTTGTAATCCTCACAATCCTGTTGGTAGAGTGTGGACAAAGCAAGAATTACAAAAACTAGTAGATTTGACAAATAAATACAATGTTACTATTATTAGTGATGAAATTCATTCTGGTATTGTGTATTCTAAATCACAATTTAATAGCATCGCTTCATTAACTAATAGTGATAATCACATTGCTGTTTTAGGTTCTCCAGCAAAAACCTTTGGGATGCAAAGCATTTCTAATGGATACTTATATATACCAAATAAAGAAACTCATAAGCAAGTTAAAAACACTATAGGTTCTTTGTATTTAGATCACGGAAATATACTTTCTGCAAATGCTACAATTGCTGCATATACAAAAGGCGAGGAGTGGTTAGATGATTTACTCGCGTATCTTGAAAAAACGATGCATTGGATAGAAAATTTTATGCAAAAAGAATTACCAGAAGTAACCCTTTTTAAACCAGAAGGAACGTATCAAATTTGGTTAGATTTTAGTAAATTGAATCTTTCGGATGCTGCTTTAAAACATTTAGTGGTGCATCAAGCAAAATTAGCCTTAACACCTGGAGATTGGTTTGAAAGTTCGCACACACAATTTATGCGAATGAATGTAGCGTCACCATTAGCTAAGATTCAGCAAGCGTTTCATCAATTAAAAAAAGCGGTTGATGCTGGTGTAGATTGCTCTTTTAATCAAAACGCTAACACAAACGATTGTTGTTCTTGTTAA